In Mesoplodon densirostris isolate mMesDen1 chromosome 2, mMesDen1 primary haplotype, whole genome shotgun sequence, the DNA window TTTCCTTTCTATTGCTGTCCCTGTACCCTGTCCTTTCCCACATAAggtatcattttcatttttattattttggtttattcttctgtctttttgaaaatataaacaatttgtatacatatttatatccTTTTCTTCCCCATTGTTACACAGAAGATAGAATCCTAGATATTCCGTTCTACACTTTGTGTTTTTTGCTTAACAATATACGTGGAGATCACTCCATTGCAGTGACCTTCCACGTTTCTTTTTACAGCTGGagagtattccactgtgtgaatgGACCACAGCTGATTCAGCCAGTCTTagtgatgggcatttggattggTTCCAACCTTTTGTTATCTCAGATAATGCCACAATGAATAAACTTGCGCATAaatcattgcagcatttttttcccccagcataTCTTTAGGTCAGAATACtggaagtgggatttctgggccAAAGGGTAATTGTATAAGCAAtcgtttatttttaaaaagtattttcaagtTCCCCACCCAAAGAGTTGTACTGTTTCACATTCTCCCTAATAACCATTTTTCAGTCACTCATTCAGTAAATACATATTGAAACACAGAACAAGATAAACTGGTCCTTGCACCCAGGAGCTTTCAGTCTAGTAGGGAAGAGAGAGTAAACAGATGATTGCACCAATAATCATTCCTGATGTGTATTAAGAAGAAGTATCAATTCTGTAAGAGTTTATAACAAGATGCTCTAACCTGATTTGCAGGGTCAGGAAGACTTCCCTGGGGAATAATGCCTAAGCTGAAATCTGATGAACAAGTAAGAATTAGCCAGGAAAAGTAGATGGAAGAGAATACCTgagtaaagaggaaataaaaacagaaatgataataataaaattaaggaaaagagaaaactttatAGCAAAACATATGGGGTATAGTGATCTTTATTCAGAAGAGAATTTATAACTTCAAATTATTTTACTGTTAAAAAAATGCTGAAAGCAAATGAACTGAATACGCAACCTAAGACCTagagaaataacaaaatgaagaaaggtAGAAGaaggttaataaaaataaaataagaaattaaggaagtagaaaagaaagaaataaaaagtggttaagtggttaaataaataaatttatatatttaaaaaagcagttaaaaggataaattaaagttggttctttgaaaacatttttttaaagtacaaaaccACTAGCAAGCCTAATTaagtataaaaacatatatatatatatatggatacagAAGTAGCTAAAGGAATTAAAAGATAACAAGATAACACCATGGCAACAAATGTGTAAAACCACAAGAAGATGATAATCTATcaaaacaaattaccaaaattgtCTCAAGTAGAAGTAGAAAAGTTGAACAGACCAATAAtcaaagaaaagattttaaagactATTGAAGAACTACCATTAAAACATggcatagggggcttccctggtggctcagtggttgagagtccgcctgccgatgcatgggacacgggttcatgccccggtctgggaagatcccacatgccgcggagcggctgggcccgtgagccatggccactgagcctgcgcgtctggagcctgtgcttcgcaacaggagaggccacagcagtaagaggcccgcgaaaaacaacaacaaaaaacccatggcataggggacttccctggtgttccagtgggtaagactccatgctcccaatgcagggggcccgggctcgatctctggttggggaattagatcccacatggatgccgcaactaagaagcccacatgcatgTTGTCACTAAAgatctcatgtgccacaactaagacccagcacagcctaaataaataaataaatattaaaaaacaaaaagcatggCATaggtctctctgtctccctcccttcctcactttctctttctctctccatctctctaccTTTATTTGTATGTTGGCTCCATGCCCTCATGCCACACAGTCTCTATGTGAGCAGAAAAAGATCCACTGGTATCCTCAGGGGCAACCTCACTGACAGCCTACACCTCATTCCCTTGTGAAACATAAGAAAGAGtaccttgggcttccctcgtggaccagtggttaagaacctgcctgccaatgaaggggacacaggttcgaggcttggtctgggaagatcccacatgccacagagcaactacgcccgtgcgcgacaactactgagcctgcactctacagcctacgtgccacaactactgagcccgcgagacataactactaaagcccgtgcacctagagcccatactccgcaacaagagaaaccaccgcaatgagaagcctgcgcaacgaacagtagcccctgctcactgcaactagagaaagcccgcacacagcaacgaagacccaacgcagccaaaaataaataaataaataaataaataaataaataaaatttttttaaagaaagagtacCTTAACGTCTTGTTAattataatagtagtaataataacaacaataacaaaaactccCAGCTGATTGCTTCAGTAACAGGGTCAATCATAGgattgggctgggctgggccatgCTTCACCCATCCATGGCTTAATGGTTTGGGCACCATGACTGATAACTCCACCCAGATCACATGGAGTTGGGAGGAGTTACCCAGGGAAGTAAAACCAGTGGAGGATCACAGTCCACAGTAGGCACTCTAGCACTTTCAGACAAtgaaaagaggaaggaacaagTAGTGTGTGCAATAAATTGGAGTATGGCATGATGAATGGTGACTGTGAGTCAGACAAAGCCATATAATATAGCTAAAATTTAACTGGTTATCATCTCAAATATCATCCATTCAACATTTGACAAACAATTATGGAGTGCCTACCTTgctccaggcactgttttaggtacTAGAGAATTAGTAAGGAACAAAAGGTACAGAGTATCCAAGAATatctgtcttcatggagcttatgtttGGTGCCTAGAGTTACGTGACCATAAGAACATGACAGAATGAGCGATCTCATCCAGGTCAAAGGTCTTTACTGTAAAACAGAAAATCATGTTTACACaacttaagataaaaataaaaaagcaaaattcagTCCCAACCTGAGTGGTAGTGCACTTTTTtttcaggggtggggggcacaccagtgaaagcacggagtcctaaccactggaccaccagggaattcccaggagtgCACTCTTCTTTGAGTAAAAAGAATTAGATAATATAAGTAACTTGAATCCAGGGAGTAGCCTACATGGAACTTCCCATTTTTTAAGTTTCAAAGAGGTGGTTTAGGGTAGTTTTTAGGCACATGGATTGTCAGTTCAAATCCTACTCCACTACTCATTGGCTGGGTGACCTGGGACAAATTCCTTatgttctctgtgcctcagctttctcatctataaaattcaaattaaaattctACTTCTCTAATGGAATtgttcatataaaaatatttattgagtgcctaccaaATGTCAGGCATCATTCTGGGCATTTAGGAGACATTGGGGAACAAAACAAACATCTTGGCCTCTAGCAGGGCAAACAGTAAGCACAATCAGTAAGTAAGCTATATGTCTTTTGGGAGGTGATAAATGCTGTGGGAACAAAAGCAGAGCAGGGTAAGAGGCAGCGAGGGCTGGGCGGGCAGGTTGCTGTATTGATAAGGTGCTTGGAGTTGGCCTCGTGGAAATGGTGAGATTTGAGTGAGGACCTGAAGGAGATGAAGGAATGAGTGGAAGCAGGTGTTGGGAGAAAGTGCTTTCCAGGCCCAGGAAACAGCTGGTGTGAAGCCCATATGGTGGTGGCATGAGCTTGCTTGGGATGCTGGAGAAACAaccagaggccagtgtggctggagctgagtagGCGAAAAGGAGTAGGACAAGGAACCGGACCATGGAGGGCCCTAGAGGCCACTGTAAGTACTTTGTCTTTTACTCTGAGAGacatggggagccactgaaggttctGAGCAGAGGACTGACACTATCCGATTCACATTTTAAAGGATCCCTCTAGTACTATGAGGAGAACAGAATGTGAGTGGACAAGGTAGCAGCAGGGAGACCAACTAGGAAGCTATTGCAGCAATCCAAGCGAAAGACCATGGTTCAGACAAGGGTGATGGCAGTGGAGGTGGTAAGCAATGGCCAAATTCTGGGTATATTTTGAAGGCAGAACCAGTGAATTTCCCATTTGGAATATGGGATGTGAGAGAAATAGAGGAATCCACGGTTTTTGATCTGAGCAACTGGAAGGAGCCTCATCAACTGAGGTGGGGGGAACTTTGGGTGGAACAGGCTTTGGGAATGGGAGGAAGATCAGGAATTCAGTTTTGAACATGTTCAGTTTGAGATGTCTGTTAGACATCCAAGTACAGATGTTGAGTAAGTAGGTGGTTGGATACGTGAGCATGGAGTTGAAAAGAGTTCTGGGTGGGTGATATATTTTGGGAAACATAggcatgtaaataaatatattgaagaCCATGGACCTGGATAGGCACACCAAGGGAATGAAAGTACACAGGAAAGAGTGGAGCAGCAAAGCCCAAGACTGGGGCGTCCAAcatgagagaagagaaaagaggaagaatcacaaaggagacagagagcagtgaggaaggaggaaaagccagagggagggaggtccTGGAAGTGGTGTGTCCAGGAAGACAGTGATCAGCCATGTCAGTTGCTGCTGATGGGTCAGGCAAGATGAACAAAGGCAGTTTTGGTGAAGCGCTGGGAGAGGAGGACTCATTGGAGCAGGTTTAGAGGAGACGAGGGGAGAGGAATGGAGAGCAAGGACAAGAACGCTTTCGAGGATTTTGGCCGCAAAATTGAGCTTTTTTAAATGGGTTGATAGCTCGCAGGgaaaatatggtttaaaaaaaaggtttatttcaTCTTACTTTATAAGATGGGAGAAATCACAGTATGTCTGTTGCTGATGGGAACAATCCAGCGAATCATTGTGAGACAGGTCACTGGCTGAGACTGAGATGGGGAGGAGGTGTTGGGAGGTTGGAAAGAATGTATGAAATAGTCACTTGAAAGCATGTGAAAGTGAAGGATTCATTGCCATATAGTGTGACTGCCAGGCAGCCTTCAGGGCCCACTTGAAGTTTGTGGTCAAGAATTGTGAGaattagggcttccatggtggcgcagtggttgagagtccacctgccgatgcaggggacatgggttcgtgccccggtccgggaagatcccacatgccgcggagcggctaggcccgtgagccatggctgctgagcctgcgcgtccagagcctgtgctccgcaacgggagaggccacgacagtgagaggcccgcgtatagcaaaaaaaaaaaaaaatatatatatatatatatatatatatatatatatatatatatatatatatattaggcttataaatagaataataagaTTTATAAGCCTGAGAAGGAACCAAAGTTTgtgaatttgtaattttaataaactgactccattttattattatcattattatttttattttttttttttttttgcggtatgtgggcctcacgctgttgtggcctctcccgttgcggagcacaggctctggacgcgcaggctcaatggccatggctcacgggcccagccgctccgcggcatgtgggatcttcccagaccggggcacgaacccgtgtcccctgcatcagcaggcgggctctcaaccactgcgccaccagggaagcccctaaactgactccattttgaaaaacaaaaataaaccttcTTAATAGTCTTCTCTGCAGACAAAAATCATCCTCAAGGGCACCAAAGGATAGCATCAACAAATTCCAGGGATAGCTGCTTCTTGTGGGAGGAGCGATCAGAGCCCAAGACAAAATACCTTGCTGGGGAAGGTCCTGTAGGGGGCTGGGTGCCATGCGTGGGCACAGGGTGGAGAAGGAagggaatgggggtgggaggactggaaggagaaagaagatgcTCACCCAGCTAGGGTGGGAGTTGAGAGTGAAGGGCTGAATCTTCAAGGCAACTGGGAGGTGTGAGCGAGAGAAAGCCACTTCAGGTATGAGATTTCTTCATTGAACCCCTTTTACATTATTCAGGACACATCAGTAAAAATGGCAATTGCTTTTATTTTGGTGACTCAACAGTCTTTGTTTGAATGCAATCCCAGGCGACGATGGACCTACATGTAGGGCCCTGGTTTAGGAGAATCTGGGGTCTCCAGGCAGAAGGCTGACTGTTGCAATGGTCCCTGCAGCTCCTTCCTGGCAAGGGGTACTGAATTTGGAAGGTACGTGGGATGTGGGTGCCAGAGAGGGGGTGCTGCTATGAGCAGAGATACTTTCTGAGGTTTTTCCTCAGCTCGGCAGGAGTCATCCTTGGGACAGTTCTTCTCCCTTGAACCAGGGCCTGATTCCTGGTTCATCAAATAgccttctgggttttgttttgttccattctgttttccaactCTTGTCTGTTTAgtgtttactatgtaccaggcattgtctTCAGTTCTATACGCAATCATCTTGTTAAATTATCTTAAGAActcaggggtggggagtgggggtaaGGATGCCCAAGGTCACCTGACTAGTTAGCCTAGCCCTCCAGCCCAAACTCTTATCCACCATGCTACATTGTCTTTCATTGATATGGTTTGCCTCTCAGAGACCTTGACACCAGGCTTAATGATGACAAGTCTAAACCTCAGTCTCCTCAGGTATCACATGGGAATAATACAGCCTACAAATCAGGCAGTTTTGTCAATTAATAGGGACAACTGTACCAGgccagagagaaagaaggaaatattccTGGTTTTCTTTACAAAAACCCTGTGCTCTAAACTTAAGGACAGTGCAGAAAAGGAGCAGAATAGACCAACTTCACTTACATATATTGATGCAAAACTTCTGAATAAAATTGTGGCAGAATGAGAAATGTGATGTTTCTTGTGTAACTGAGTTTATAGACTGAGTttatactcttttaaaaatattagcaaagaggACCTAATAGTATATTAGGATAGAAATATGCCATGATCAGAGTACAGCGGCGAGGCGGAATCTGTTCGGAAAAGAAGAGAAGGTTCTCCGTGTTACGTGGGGACAACAATGGACACCCAGAAGGACGTTCAACCCCCAAAGCAGCAGCCAATGATATATATCTGTGGagaatgtcacacagaaaatgaaataaaatcaaggGATCCAATCCGTTGCAGAGAATGTGGATACAGAATAATGTACAAGAAAAGGACTAAAAGATTGGTGGTTTTTGATGCTCGATGAAAGATGAAATTCAGAGGAATGTCTTCACTTGGATTTGGATTTGCTATTAATGTTGTCGTATAGCTTTTGATTAGTGTACTTTATGAATACAACTATATACAAATGATTTCGTTTTAAAAACCATATTGTATTTAGGTATCAATAGCttatataaagatatttttgttcagttaaaaaaaaaaaaaagaaatatgccaTGATCAAGAGGTATTTACTCTAGGAATGTTAAGATAGTTCAATATTAATAAgtctattaatataatttattctagaaaatagactaaaatattggtttaaaaaaatatatatcatgacTTCTTTTGGGTattctttacagaaataaaaagatagataaatattagaaaatctattaatataatttagtttattaataagtagaaaaagaaaatgatatattattaaaagataatgaaaatgcatttgataaaTTTTATATCCATAACTATTTTAAGTCttagtaaaatggaaatgataccttgaaatgattatttttttaaatgtctcaaaCCAACCTAAGCATCGTGCTTCACAATGAAACTCTAGAAATAATTCCATTaggtaaagaaaaatcaaatatccCTACCACAACTCTTAATTAACAGAGTTCTGAAAGTCCTAGTCAATTTGATtagggaaacacaagaaaagaggtataaatattaaaaaggaggaggaaaaataatcattatttaaaGTTAATATGATTATATATCTGGAAATCCACccaaaatccattaaaaatattgagtccAGCCtagagagccacaactactgagcccacgtgcttagagcccgtgctctgcacaagagaagccaccacaatgagaagcccgtgcactgcaatgaagagtagcccccgctcgccacaactagagaaagcccgcacgcagcaatgaagacacaatgtagcctaaaataaataaatttattaaaaaaaaaaattgagtccagcctagagagtatcatactaagagaagtcaaaaagagaaagacaaatgccatatgatatcgcttacacgtggaatctaaaatacgattcaaatgaacatatctacaaaacaaaagcagactcacagatatagagaacagacttgtggttgccaaggtagAAGTGGGGTAGGATTGGGAGttcgggattagcagatgcaaactattatatataggatggataagcaacaaggtcctactgtatagcgaGGGGAACAATATtcgatatcctgtgataaaccataatggaaaagaatatgaataagaatatacatatgtataactgaatcacttcactatacagcagaaattaacacaacacaacatagtaaatcaactatacttcaataaaatttaaaaaaactatacttaaataaaataaattttaaaaaactattgagTCCAGCAACATGGCCAATTACAAAACAAATATACAAGAATCAACAGCATTCCCATCAAACAATAAAAAGCAGTTAGAAATTATAATAGGGAAGAGTTCCATTCATAATATcagtaaagatagaaaataactagaaataaaccttcagaaaacaactagaaataAACTTTACTGGGGAAAAAGTCTATTGAGGGGCATGGAAGAGAACTTGGAAACCTCtaccctgtctttttttttttttttttttggctgcgttgggtctttgctgctgcgcgcaggctttctctagttgtggcaagcacggggctactcttcgttgaggtgcgcgggcttctcattgcagtggcttctcttgttgcggagcatgggctctaggcgcacaggcttcagtagttgtggcacgtgtctACCTTGTCTTAAATAGAAACACAATGTTTAAAATCCACCTATTTTTCTCAAATTAATGTAAAAATTCACACGTTCCAACTCAAAATCCCCAAATGCCTTACCTTAGAATTTAACAAAACAGTTCTAAAGGTAATCTGAAgaataaagctataataatattcagggttttccctggtggcgcagaggttaagattccacctgccaatgcaggggacacaggtttgagccctggtccgggaagatcccacatgctgcggagcaactaagcccgtgtgccacaactactgagcctgcgctctagagcccacagccacaactactgagcccgcgagccacaactactgaagcccgcgcacctagagcccgtgctccgcaacaagagaagccaccgcaatgagaagcccatgcactgcaacgaagagtagcccccgctcgctgcaactaaagaaagcccgtgcacagcaacgaagacccaatgcagccaaaaataaataaacaaattttaaataataataatattcaggAAAAGTCTGAAAAATAAGGGACACTTTTGCCCATCCATTAAAATAttacatcattttagaaattaaaaaaaatatggcactggcacagaGGTTTTAAAACGTGCCTGGGATTTTGTATTCATTGGGTATGGTAAGGTGACAGACGCAAACACAGCTGCCTTTGAAAGAAGAGTTTGCTATTTACAGTTCCCAAGAGGAACGGGCATGCCCTGCCATGCTGGGCCAGGTAAGGAAACAATCAGTGTAGGTGAGGAGGAAGGAGTAAGGGGAAACCACCAGCCAGAGCGTTTACTGTGGTTTTCACAGGAAGAAATGGGTGAGGCAGTGTAAACCGCTAAACAGGTTTAGGATTaaatagtttgaataatttcagcagcTCTGAGAGTGGTCCCTAGTTGTGTGTTGCCCTGGGGTGATTTAGGGCAGGGGAATGTTGGCCTGGTGTTTGAGAGGGAGATAGAGAAGGTGGTTGGATCAATAGCTATGAATTTGGGATTGGTTGCCTTGCATATGCATACTTGGAGACAACATGTTTACCATCTCTAGGAACTAGctagccctgggaggggcagtctctTCAAGATTAGTAAGAccccaagatgtcaaagcatcctgaaatacagaagaaaagtttttaaagtgaTTAGTACAACACagcagacaaatgacaatgaaacagaatagaaagatgAGACCAAAGTGCGTAGAAGAATTTgatatgagggacttccctggtggtccagtagttaggactctgtgcttccactgcagggggcatgggtttgatccctggtcagggagctaagattctgcatgcctcacagccaaaaaaaaaaggaaagaaaaaattgatataaCAAAGATGGTTTTCTAAATCAATGAGAGTTTGCTAGTTTGTCCCATAAGTAGTGCTGGAACAATTTCCTAACCACTTGAGGAAAAGTTGTTAGAATACT includes these proteins:
- the LOC132478498 gene encoding DNA-directed RNA polymerases I, II, and III subunit RPABC4 translates to MDTQKDVQPPKQQPMIYICGECHTENEIKSRDPIRCRECGYRIMYKKRTKRLVVFDAR